GGGCATACTCTATTAATCTCGTCTTGATTGGTTTTTCACGACATTTTCTCGGAAAGGACGCTGGCGGTGGCGGCAAAAAGGGGGTCTTGTGAAAGAGCCCCTTGCGTCCCGTTTGTTACCGGAGGTCGTCCGTGCCCAGGACCACCGTCTTCACCGTCACGTCCTGCATGCTTCTTGCCGCCTGCGGAGGGGGCCGTTCCGAGACGTCCTCTTTCGCCCAGCTGTCCGGGCCCTGGTCGGCACGGTTCTCCTGTGCCGACGGCTCGGCGCTGAAGGTTCGTTACGAACCCGATCATGCCGTCATCCGCACCGGCGATGGCGAAGGGCTGATCCTGCCGGTGGTGGAGCCCGGCCGCTACGAGACCAATCGCAACGCCCTGCTGCTGAGGGGCACGGGGGCGGCCTGGATGGTCGCGGGGCGGGTGACCGACTGCACGGCGGCCTGATCGCGACCTGCCGCCGTGAGCATTTCCGGGCCGCGCTTGCGCTTGTGCCCGGGACGGGATCTGCTGGCCGGAGACCACGAGGGAGGTTTCCGGTCATGTCATCCCCGATCTGGGGCCGCCTGGCCCCGTCCGTTTTTCTGGCCGGCATGATTGCCGGCTGTGCCGCCGAACGCGACCTGCCGCCACCCCCGCCGCCGGCCCCGGATCCGGTGGCGGCGTCACCTTCAGAAGATGTAAACAGCGTCTACACCGCAACCTATGTGTGCGATGATGGCACGCGTCTCGACGTGCG
Above is a genomic segment from Tistrella mobilis containing:
- a CDS encoding MliC family protein, producing the protein MSSPIWGRLAPSVFLAGMIAGCAAERDLPPPPPPAPDPVAASPSEDVNSVYTATYVCDDGTRLDVRFINGPTLEDSRAVVSTGEGAPLVLPQKIAASGIWYATPRHELRGKGRDATWTVGRRAAAHCQATD